Within the Aspergillus luchuensis IFO 4308 DNA, chromosome 5, nearly complete sequence genome, the region AGCCTGTCGAGGACCACCGAAAGACGTTGGAGGCACGTACTAAGGTAGATTCATGTATTATTGCATTCAGAATACAGTGTAACTGCTACCATCTGCTCAGCGAGCATTAGCTGATAGAAGGATAGCAGCGCAGGGTGAAACGAGCTTGTGAGAGATGTCGTCGTAATAAAATCAAAGTGCGCAAATCATAAGACACTGAGAATAATATGATGAGAGTTTAGTGGGTGATGTTTCTGACTAACGGGATTGGCTCCTAGTGTTCTCATACCTCGCCCTGCGAAGCGTGCCGAAAAGCCAGGAGTGCGTGCGTTCCTCAGTCGGAACGGCCGAGGGCGAACCGTCATACTACGATCTGTACCGAAACACGAACAGAGAAGCCGCCAATCCACATGGCTTATGCAGACCAGCCATCTAGTGACACCACAACAACGTATGAGGCTCACGCTAACGAATTCATGGAGGGACACCAATGGAGCGCGTCCGACGTGGGCTGCGCTTCagtcatcaccatccaaAGAGTGAATGATGCTGAACGTGACACACCCACTACATGCCCTGTCGACATTACTTCTCGTGGTGAATGGAACGCAGTTGGAGATGATAGGAACAACACTCTCCAATCTGAAGCTGGCGTGAATGCAGGCTGGAGACCCCCATCCAGTGTGATCCCAATCCCGAACTCGTATATGCCCGCAGATAACTTCACAGAGGATCCTACGGCAGATGCATGGTACTCGATGCCGTGGACTACGGAGCCATGCTCGTGGGAGACGTTGCCCGCATCTTTCTGGGGTTGCACCTGGCCTCAATCCAGTTATCTGGCCGGGTCCGAGACCGACGGTTTCTTACATCCGTCAATTCCTGTACAGCAGTCGGCAGGTTGGCCCTTTGGAAGTGAGGCTGAACAGCCTCAGCATGCGACGGGAAGCGGGATCATGCCTTTCTGGGTAAATTACTCACAGGAGCTGTTCCATTTGGGTCCCTCTTTTGATGCACCGGACCCTATTCCTTCGTCCGTCGCAGCCAGGTTGTCTTCTATGCCACCAGAAATTAGGCCACCAAGTATCCCAAATTTGCATCGTGTGCAGCTGGCCGAAGATGTCAGCTTGTCATTCCCAACTGACATCCCAATGCAATTGCCTTCTTGGAATCCGTTGGCGCCTGTTTTCGCAGCACTGCTCATGACAGACTTCCACCGCCGCAGCATGCATCAGGAATCACCTGCGCCCGTCCCTGTGCGGAACATCGAGTCGCTAGGACCCCCATCGCTACAGCCTATGATAAGCCACCATGAAACCCAACCCAGCCCGTTCGATAATGTCGGTACCAATAGCTAGCACTCATCGTGGAATGTCAAGGTGCCGGAAGACCAGATCGAGCATCATCATTCGACCTAGGCGTATGACTTTGAGAATGCTCACGAGAAACAGGAACTGTTTGTGTAGTAGAAATGCGGGACCTTGCATTGCTTAAGTGAATgcgaataatataatattttgatATCTTACTGCTTTTCTGTATGTAATACTATCTACATACCGTGCCCAGGATCTTACTGTACTGTCTGCTACTGTTTCAAGTCAGCGAATAGAACAGGAGTAAATAAATCGCAGAAGTTTGCTTGATTCTTGCCTGCTGTAATTGAAAGTCACCCCTTGGAATATCCAGGACGTGCAACCCTTGTAGAATGACATACTCATGAAGACGTTCCATTCTCTACAATATACCTCCGCAGTTATATGCTGTAGGTGTTAGATCCGAGACAATCCCAAATAAGGCTGTTCGACGCACTGATAGCGTTGAGAATTCAAAGAAATATGGGCTCTCAGGCGGAAGATATGACAGATACCCGGAGAATCGCCCTTGCTAAATCCAAGATGTAGCTTGATCCACGAGAGAAGACGGAGTTCAAGTTTCATGTCAAAGCCCGCAAAATATAATGGTTTACATCGACAAGCTTTATGGACGATGTAGGCTCATTCCCCGCCATTTCGAGAGAGTTCCCGAGACACTCTTGTTAATCATTCTCAATGCACCGCAATTTATTGCATGTGTCAGAAATTATACGGATATACCTATTTGTCACTTACATTCACTTTGTTTCGCATCTTACGCTAAAGCAGCTAGTAGACAAGGTATAAATCCTCTGTGTCCAGGCTATGATTTCTATCAGCTATCCATTGACCAAACTTCTCTGGCTGTAGCCAACATGGCCAACACACGTTCAGGAAAGGACACTTCAAAACCCACTGGCGTCGACAAAAATACCAATGCTCGAAAGACccgtgaagaagatgaaatgGCCgcccagagaaggaaaatTGAAGACAAACGGAAACAGCGCCAGCAGGAGCTCGAGTCACTCCGGAAGGACTTGCTAGCGGCGGAGAGCCAATTGAAAGGCTCGCAGCTTAccgaggatgagagggatgagCTGCAGAAAAAGCACAACAACTTTCAACAAGTCATCCAATCTACGGAAGCGGATATCAAgaaagatgacgaagatTTGATGGATATTGATACGACGGAACATGCTGCCACAGGTTCCAACGGTCAGGCCCCTGAGAATGGCGCGTCATCGATACAACCACAATCTGTGCCGCAGAACACATTGTCCCCGAGTGGAGATGAGACGTCGGTGAAGCAGGAACCAGTGGATGCGTCCAATGGGCAGGGGCAGGGACAACATAGAAAAGCAGCGCTTCCTGATCCTGATACCGCAAAAGCGTCCGTCGAGGAACCAGATTTGGTCGGAAGTCCGAATCCGAACGAAGATAACGATGGTGAATTACTAGTCCGATTAAATACATTCACAAAAGATGGCCATTCGAACGGCACAGCAGACGCGTGGTTCATGATGCTCGCAGCCGAGAAGCTGATTGTTCGATACGGGCCAAAGCAAGCGTGCAAGTATGTCATCCAATCCGGCAAAGGACACAATTCCGATGGTCTTCCGCAAGTATCCGATCCAGAGTCGCGGCTTTGCTCCATCATGGAGAAAGACAAACGGGGAAAAAACCGCCGTCGCTATGGCCCCGAGAATATCGAAGGGATTGTT harbors:
- a CDS encoding uncharacterized protein (COG:S;~EggNog:ENOG410PYHX); this translates as MANTRSGKDTSKPTGVDKNTNARKTREEDEMAAQRRKIEDKRKQRQQELESLRKDLLAAESQLKGSQLTEDERDELQKKHNNFQQVIQSTEADIKKDDEDLMDIDTTEHAATGSNGQAPENGASSIQPQSVPQNTLSPSGDETSVKQEPVDASNGQGQGQHRKAALPDPDTAKASVEEPDLVGSPNPNEDNDGELLVRLNTFTKDGHSNGTADAWFMMLAAEKLIVRYGPKQACKYVIQSGKGHNSDGLPQVSDPESRLCSIMEKDKRGKNRRRYGPENIEGIVGVAILERPLNTKSSKAPTTYVKLNWTNIKEEDKHLCRDGTNWITRTDLIEITNEELATSKITEAWEKQEARYNNWEQGLPIGTPSRSPTPCPLDVWQRAKRERSCPVRGHSRDTMKREATASPAPDIMNAGSSDSSESQSGNPVRPIPEGATGAAIDPTTPSDKPASQITFSRKDYVERMTNSMALDKTDMQAYVKALAFIEAEYAVYKGHLLANGGVEVY